In Papio anubis isolate 15944 chromosome 20, Panubis1.0, whole genome shotgun sequence, the genomic window TAAATGTCAAAGTTCTGTTTGCAACCCTACTGCACAATTTACAAGAGTTCTCTACTACGATGGTCCCAGGATGATGGGAGTATGCTGAGCTATGGTGAAACACTGAATTTAACTTAAATGTTTTCTCTCCTGCAAGACTGGATGAAATATATCACCATTATGGCCTGTGATAAATTATGATATAAACATACACTGAAGTGCTTACCATATGCcgctttttaatgttttgctcCTTTGTGAACTCTCAGATGAGATTATAGACAACTGAGCAGAGACTTTATCACACACCTTATTACTAAGGATTCTGTCCAACGTGGACATTCTGGTGCAGTTGAGGACTTGAGGCCTGAGGTGGTATGAGGCCATACCACCCTAGTCACACTTCCATAGTTTTGCTCTTATGTCAAGCCCCTGAAGCATAAGATTTGagtgatctagcaatcccactattgagTATATCCAAagcaaaggaaatcagtatgtggaACAGATATgtacactcccatgttcattggaGCACTATTCTTCACAACAGTTAAGATATGGAACCCACCTGTGTAtccatcaatagataaatgaagaaaaggtggcatatacaatagaatacactttgggcattaaaaaaaaacaaaattgtgtcATTTATGGCAACACAGATGAGctttggaggacattatgttaaacaATATAAGCTAAGCAAAGTAAGATAAATACCAACTGTCCTCACACAcatatggaagctaaaaaagttgatttcatagaaGTAGTGAGTAAAACAGTAGTTCTAGAAGCAGGGAAGTGTAGGGGTTAGGTGAGATAGCCAAAGATTGGGTAACACGATACATAagtacagctagataggagaaataCATTCTAGTGTTCTAAAGCACCAAAGGTGACTAtaatcaacaataatttattgtttcttttcaaatCGCTAGAACAACGGATTTTGAAttttcccaaaacaaagaaatggtaaatgtttaaGGTAATACAGTAATTACAtcaatttgatcattacacattatatacacatattaaaatTTCATACCATATCTCATAAATGTGTACAACTtacatatcatttaaaaataatgataaaattatatcCAGATTCAAGCGCCTCTTGTAGCGCTTCCCACAGTCCTCACATTTGGATGGGTTTTCTCCATTGTGGTCTCCTTGTTGGTCTTTACAGTATGACCGGTGTACAAGCCTCTTTCCACAATCCTCACATTTGAAGGGTTTTTTCCGGCAGTGGAGTTTCTTATGATTCAAAATACTTGAAGCCCGGCTAAAgctcttcccacattccttacaatTATAAGGTCTCTCTCCAGTGTGGACCCTCTGGTGCAAGTTAAGACCTGACTTACTAATGTAGCCCTTCCCACACTCCTCACATCTGTATGGTTTTTCTCCACTGTGGATTCGCTGATGAATCAAAAGATATGAGGACCATCTGAAACtcttcccacattctttacaaTTGTATGGTTTCTGTCCTGTGTGAATCATCTGATGCTTATGCAAATCTAGCCTATCAATGAAGGCTTTTCCACACTCCTCAGATTTGTACAGTTTCTCTGCTGTGTGGACCATGCAATGCCTATTAAGACTTGACCTAAGACAGAAGCTCTTACCACATATTTCACATTTGAATGGCTTCTccccagtatgaattctctgatgtttcTGAAGCTGGAAATCGTGAATAAAGGCCCTCCCACATTTCTCACAAATataaggtttctctcctgtgtgtaATTTGCAATGAACTTGAAGTATTGCTCTACATCTGAAGCCTTTCCCACACTGCTCACATTTgaatggtttctctccagtgtagACTCTCTCATGAGTTTGCAGACATGAGCTCTGACTGAATTCCCTATCACGCATGTCACACTTAGTGAGTTTCTCTCTCAAGTGAACTCTCTGGTGAATACGAAGAGCCGAGATGTAACAGAAGCTTTTTCCACACTCCTTGCATGTATGAGACTTCTCTCCTGAGTGTAACTGCTGAGGAAGATCAAAGATGGCAACATCACTGAAGGATTGTTTACACTTCCCATTCTGTGAAGGTTTCTGTCCTGTGTGAATTATAGATAGTCCTGCCTCAACCTGGGAGGGGACATCACCTTGTTCAAAGAAGTGAGAATTATTTACGATGGAGTCTTGAGACTGGGTTAAGTCACTTGCAGTTTGTTCCCAGATTTGCTGGCAAGGGCAGTCTTCATGTGGTCCTGCTTCCACAACAGTCTTGCCTCCTATAAGGACACAGAATGAAGAGATGTGGACAAATGAAGCCTTTGTTCACTGTTTTTAAGATTTCACACTTAGGATATGGCATTCAACTTTAATGAATGTTCAGTTTATGTTTTCCCCATGCAtcttgttttctagtttgtatgtgACCAATTTATAACCCCACCATATCTCATAGGTAAAATCCTTGATGGAAGTAATAGACtcaattaaaaaattgatataatatatacatttaattagtTACAATTTCTAAGGAATTTTCTGGTCAAAAATCTTGCGTGATAAATTGCATGATAAATTACTAAATGTTCATAGTGAAATATAAATCAAAGGGAAATTTAAggaaaagcaataacaaaatcAATAGTTTATATGTCTGTGTTTATGTTATATATCCTTATATAGAAGTTACCCTAAGTAAAAAGAAGTCAGGACTTTGTCCTCAGCATCTGAGGGGTAATCTCTAGGATCCTGACATATCATGCTGGAGGAGAGTGACTTTTTTTGTTAGGGTGCCAATTCTGGATCATTCTGGATAGTGAAACAATATGATTTAGGGTTGTGGCTGGCCACTCATTTCCAGGGTGAGGGGTGGGAGACCATCCTCCCATGTCAGAAAGAACAAcaatgtttgttgtttaatctGTGAAGTCTGTTGTTACCAGCAACAGGGAATATAGTGGCCGTGACAGGACAGAAAAACAGCAGGGAGGACAACATGGCTGGAAAAGATGGTGCAAGGGGGAGAGGACAGATGTAGTCAAGAGGCAGCAGGGGATGAAGAACAGACCACAGGGTCTTTAAAAGCCAATAAAGAGGTTGTAACTTTAATAACATTAAGAAACCATACAGGCTTTTGGACCAAGGAGTGGAAAACTGACTTGCATTTCCCAAGGATCATTTTGGCTGCTTTGAGGAAAATAGATGTCAGGGTGGAAGGGAGGGAACAGGAAAAACAGCCAGAAAGGGGTTATAATAAACCAGGAAAGAGAATGGGCAATTTAGATCAGGGTGATGTAAGTGGGCACAGTCAGAAGTAAAACAAATGGGCAAGTCATGTACAGGGATGCACAGTTGCTTGCTTCTTACCTGAACTTCCCTCTCTTTGGGTTGCTGTCTCCATCATCCAAAACTTTTCTTCCCTTAGGAAGTGGAAAGGGTGGAACGGTTGATGCCCTGTGAATGCGCAAAGTCATGTGCTTAATCCCAATTCATTCTAGGTAATATCAAGGTAAAATTTATTGGAAATTTAGGTTCCCACTGCATACACAAACTTGAATACTCTAGGATACAAAGCCACTCCTGGGGCCTGATGTTCCATTACAGAGGGTGCCTATGCTCACCCACTGACAGCAGGTTTGTGAAGTTCTCAAGCATCACATCTTGGTACAGCTTCCTCTGGGCAGGGTCCAGCAGCCCCAGCTCCTCCTCAGTGAAGAACACAGCCACATCCTTGAAGGTCACTGCCTCCTACAACATCAAGATACATAATCTCAATCCTATGACCATGGACTACTCGGGGAGGAGCAGCATCAAGCAGGCGGAGAAGAGAAGTGGAGGTCAACTTATAGATTGCCCACTCATTCTGTCTGTATCCTGACAATGATTTTCCTGAGCTCCACCAGAAGTGCAATCATGAAAAAGACTGCCTGTATTTTTACTTTGTGCACTTACTGAGTCTCCTTGTAAGTAACCCCTTAGGATTTCAAATGGTGCATCCTGGGCTACACCTATATAGGTTTCAATGAATCTTGCCAATTGCCCCAGTTGCCCCAGCAACAATGAGCAATTCAGTCTCAGCCTTGTTTGTT contains:
- the ZNF230 gene encoding zinc finger protein 230, with amino-acid sequence MTMFKEAVTFKDVAVFFTEEELGLLDPAQRKLYQDVMLENFTNLLSVGHQPFHPFHFLREEKFWMMETATQREGSSGGKTVVEAGPHEDCPCQQIWEQTASDLTQSQDSIVNNSHFFEQGDVPSQVEAGLSIIHTGQKPSQNGKCKQSFSDVAIFDLPQQLHSGEKSHTCKECGKSFCYISALRIHQRVHLREKLTKCDMRDREFSQSSCLQTHERVYTGEKPFKCEQCGKGFRCRAILQVHCKLHTGEKPYICEKCGRAFIHDFQLQKHQRIHTGEKPFKCEICGKSFCLRSSLNRHCMVHTAEKLYKSEECGKAFIDRLDLHKHQMIHTGQKPYNCKECGKSFRWSSYLLIHQRIHSGEKPYRCEECGKGYISKSGLNLHQRVHTGERPYNCKECGKSFSRASSILNHKKLHCRKKPFKCEDCGKRLVHRSYCKDQQGDHNGENPSKCEDCGKRYKRRLNLDIILSLFLNDM